In Desulfonatronospira thiodismutans ASO3-1, a single window of DNA contains:
- a CDS encoding crotonobetainyl-CoA--carnitine CoA-transferase yields the protein MLIQTKIQIEPEHYEFIKKVYKELNYKSLSEYMRQAVKTQVREDRKRLRALKRQQAMEMIGQGPYPNQFEDIEGEDFERW from the coding sequence ATGCTTATTCAGACCAAAATCCAAATAGAGCCTGAACACTATGAGTTCATCAAGAAAGTCTACAAAGAATTGAACTACAAAAGCTTAAGTGAGTACATGCGTCAGGCGGTCAAGACCCAGGTCAGGGAAGACCGCAAAAGGCTTCGGGCTCTCAAGAGGCAGCAGGCCATGGAAATGATTGGGCAGGGGCCCTATCCCAATCAGTTTGAAGACATAGAAGGGGAAGACTTTGAACGTTGGTGA
- a CDS encoding universal stress protein has protein sequence MFKKILHPVDLNESLTEIKIRASFLYKMKAEDMVFFHVLNPGLGGHKHAESRLRHFQSALDEVGINVHYKVEEGHVASEITREAREQGADLIYIPARGRNFLMSSLLGSTTQDVVRLADSPVWVHKKRPDLRHEEQMHRIVFATDFQQAAEKCCQPVFFLGELVPELVVLHVGERAADPYSEQLRREHVNAKLEELKEQYSGYYRKVRQISRIGSPASHILDVVDEIQADAVILGRLNEPFPLHVMGSTCARVVSRVNSSVLLIP, from the coding sequence ATGTTTAAAAAAATACTGCATCCCGTGGATTTGAACGAATCCCTTACTGAAATAAAGATAAGGGCTTCGTTTTTGTACAAGATGAAGGCCGAGGATATGGTGTTTTTTCATGTGCTAAACCCCGGACTGGGTGGCCACAAGCATGCCGAGTCCAGGCTCAGGCATTTTCAGAGCGCTCTGGATGAAGTTGGGATAAACGTACACTATAAAGTGGAAGAAGGACATGTGGCCTCAGAGATCACCAGGGAGGCCAGGGAGCAGGGCGCTGACCTTATTTATATTCCGGCAAGGGGCAGAAATTTTCTCATGAGCTCACTTCTGGGAAGCACCACCCAGGATGTGGTCCGCCTGGCGGACAGCCCGGTCTGGGTGCACAAGAAAAGACCTGATTTGCGGCATGAGGAGCAAATGCACCGGATCGTATTTGCAACGGATTTTCAGCAGGCAGCAGAAAAATGCTGTCAACCGGTGTTCTTTCTCGGGGAGCTGGTGCCGGAACTTGTAGTCCTGCATGTGGGGGAGAGAGCGGCTGATCCGTATTCGGAACAGCTTAGGCGGGAGCATGTCAATGCAAAGCTGGAAGAGCTAAAAGAGCAGTACTCGGGATATTACCGGAAGGTAAGGCAGATATCCAGGATCGGCTCTCCTGCCAGCCACATACTGGATGTGGTGGATGAAATCCAGGCAGACGCAGTGATCCTGGGAAGACTCAATGAGCCGTTTCCCCTGCATGTGATGGGTTCCACCTGCGCCAGAGTCGTTTCCCGGGTCAACAGCTCGGTTCTGTTGATTCCATAA
- a CDS encoding B12-binding domain-containing radical SAM protein encodes MRTLMVYPQYPDTFWSFKHALRFISKKAAYPPTGLLTVAAMLPGEWEKRVVDLNVESLSDSDIEWADMVLVSAMLVQDKSAREVISRSKEKGKTVVAGGPAFTSQPESYPEVDHLILNEAETTLPLFLKDLEMGKPERIYTSQERPALDRTPVPEWSLIDMRKYASMAIQYSRGCPYQCEFCDIVIMNGRRPRTKSPEQMINEVETLYNAGWRGSLFIVDDNFIGNKRKVKKMLASLKEWQAEHDYPFVLFTEASVELADDQELMDLMRQSNFNKVFLGLETPNKESLQECGKNQNSSRDLVQAVETIHQNGMLVMGGFIVGFDNDNESIFESQIRFIQQSGVVTAMVGLLGALPRTRLWERLQKEGRLLYTPTGENTDGSLNFIPRMGTETLLAGYRDIVSTIYSPRYYYQRIETFLKSYRPTSRSRINRHDIIALWRSIWRIGIFSRSAPWFWKVLIKTALTKTRALPEVVELSIFGHHFQRIYKRCRNT; translated from the coding sequence ATGCGCACATTAATGGTGTACCCTCAATATCCTGACACATTCTGGAGTTTTAAGCATGCCCTGCGCTTTATTTCCAAAAAAGCGGCCTATCCTCCCACCGGCCTGCTCACTGTGGCAGCCATGCTCCCTGGGGAATGGGAGAAAAGGGTTGTGGACCTCAATGTTGAGAGCCTTAGCGACTCGGACATAGAATGGGCGGACATGGTTCTGGTCAGTGCCATGCTGGTCCAGGACAAAAGCGCCCGGGAAGTCATAAGCCGCAGCAAGGAAAAAGGCAAAACAGTTGTGGCCGGTGGTCCGGCCTTTACCTCACAGCCTGAAAGCTACCCCGAGGTGGACCACCTTATCCTGAACGAGGCAGAAACAACCCTGCCCCTGTTTCTAAAGGACCTGGAGATGGGTAAACCCGAGCGGATATACACTTCCCAGGAACGCCCCGCACTGGACCGCACCCCGGTACCGGAATGGTCACTCATCGACATGCGCAAGTACGCCTCCATGGCCATTCAGTATTCCAGGGGATGCCCTTACCAGTGCGAATTCTGCGACATTGTTATAATGAACGGCCGCCGCCCCAGGACCAAATCGCCGGAACAGATGATAAACGAGGTGGAGACCCTGTACAATGCCGGCTGGCGAGGTTCCCTGTTTATAGTGGACGACAACTTCATTGGCAACAAGCGCAAAGTCAAAAAAATGCTTGCCAGCCTCAAAGAGTGGCAGGCTGAGCACGATTACCCCTTTGTTCTTTTTACCGAGGCCAGTGTGGAGCTGGCTGATGATCAGGAACTTATGGACCTCATGCGCCAGTCCAATTTCAACAAGGTCTTTCTGGGCCTGGAAACGCCCAACAAGGAGAGCCTGCAGGAGTGCGGCAAGAATCAGAACAGCAGCCGCGACCTGGTCCAGGCGGTGGAGACCATTCACCAGAACGGAATGCTGGTCATGGGAGGATTTATTGTCGGCTTTGACAATGACAATGAAAGCATTTTCGAATCCCAGATCCGCTTTATCCAGCAAAGTGGAGTGGTCACGGCCATGGTGGGCCTTTTGGGAGCCCTGCCCCGGACCAGGCTCTGGGAGCGCCTGCAGAAGGAAGGCCGCCTTCTTTATACCCCCACCGGGGAAAACACCGACGGCAGCCTGAACTTCATCCCCAGGATGGGCACGGAAACCCTGCTGGCCGGTTACCGGGACATCGTATCCACAATATATTCTCCCAGATACTATTATCAGCGCATTGAGACCTTTCTCAAGAGCTACAGGCCAACATCCCGGTCCAGGATCAACCGCCACGACATCATTGCCCTGTGGCGCAGCATCTGGCGTATCGGTATCTTTTCCAGAAGTGCGCCCTGGTTCTGGAAGGTGCTGATAAAAACCGCACTCACCAAGACCAGAGCCCTGCCCGAGGTGGTGGAGCTGAGCATCTTCGGGCATCATTTCCAGCGCATTTACAAGCGCTGCCGCAATACCTGA
- a CDS encoding zinc ribbon domain-containing protein encodes MDFFATWLLVGLISAIIAARKGHSGCGWFGLGILLGPFGLIMALLAPKNPENVRKIASAGHKWKKCPYCAEKIRAEARKCRYCGEAFGSGEGEKIVSAAYAGTGLEKVLEEIRYRLLDTNLGAFIVYFIIAAIIVFYIFGSGKE; translated from the coding sequence ATGGATTTTTTTGCCACCTGGCTTCTGGTGGGGCTGATAAGCGCAATAATCGCCGCACGCAAAGGGCACAGCGGATGCGGATGGTTTGGACTGGGAATACTTCTGGGACCATTTGGACTTATCATGGCCCTGCTGGCTCCAAAAAATCCGGAGAATGTCCGCAAAATCGCCAGTGCAGGGCACAAATGGAAAAAATGCCCCTACTGTGCAGAAAAAATCAGGGCGGAAGCCCGTAAATGCAGGTACTGCGGGGAAGCTTTCGGCAGCGGGGAGGGAGAGAAAATCGTGTCTGCTGCTTACGCAGGTACAGGGCTGGAAAAGGTGCTGGAAGAGATCAGGTACAGACTTCTGGACACCAACCTCGGGGCATTTATTGTGTACTTTATAATTGCCGCAATTATCGTATTTTACATATTCGGTTCAGGAAAAGAATAA
- a CDS encoding tetratricopeptide repeat protein, with protein sequence MAYKKTEKKYNETFREYISHWKGCIFTVTDDVLFYKTMVASFKYLGINTSALIYRRYIDSVSSDARALLSSGHFSRIIFLMENMVEGSSNIIRLRDLRSSFGDECRFITLTAETDSDNVAQMYEMGADNVIVKPVSINSIIQKISLTFKPNDALSQKFNQAKALILTNDLDQAGKVVEDILKEKPDSAAGFILKGDIAKAQNDFELAESYYVRASRESKMYLEPLKRLVNLYDAMADLEKKLEYLKKLDKISPLNYDRKIELGSTYLHLDDEENAVQNFNQAIRQVQKQARDIISSTMAKIARKIQGIRPELSTRYLEKAIEYKGKDLNRDDLWIFNEIGINLRQQGKLSRAIEYYQQALKIAPGDEGLYYNIGLAYAQGKQYYNALAHFQKAVELNPDLLTRYASIPYNMATTHAALKQNDEAARLAEKALAIEPGHKNARRLLKSLTPDSEKS encoded by the coding sequence ATGGCGTATAAAAAAACAGAGAAAAAATATAATGAAACCTTCAGAGAGTATATCTCTCATTGGAAGGGATGCATATTCACAGTCACCGACGACGTGCTTTTCTACAAGACCATGGTAGCCTCTTTTAAATACCTGGGCATAAATACCAGTGCCTTGATTTACAGAAGATACATTGACAGTGTCTCTTCAGACGCCAGAGCACTTTTAAGCTCTGGTCACTTTTCCAGAATAATTTTTTTGATGGAAAACATGGTTGAAGGCAGCAGCAATATTATCAGATTAAGAGACCTGAGATCCAGTTTTGGAGACGAATGCAGGTTCATCACTCTTACAGCCGAGACAGACAGCGACAATGTAGCGCAGATGTATGAAATGGGTGCTGACAATGTCATCGTAAAGCCGGTGTCCATCAATTCCATTATTCAAAAGATAAGCCTTACTTTCAAGCCCAATGATGCTCTGTCCCAGAAATTCAATCAGGCCAAGGCCCTGATCCTCACCAATGATCTGGACCAGGCCGGAAAAGTAGTGGAAGACATCCTGAAGGAAAAGCCGGACAGCGCGGCCGGGTTTATTCTCAAGGGGGACATAGCTAAGGCACAAAACGATTTTGAACTGGCCGAAAGCTACTATGTAAGGGCATCCCGGGAAAGCAAAATGTATCTGGAGCCGTTAAAAAGGCTGGTCAACCTCTACGATGCCATGGCGGATCTGGAGAAAAAGCTGGAATACCTGAAAAAACTGGATAAAATTTCACCGCTCAACTACGATCGCAAGATAGAACTGGGCAGTACCTATTTACATCTTGATGACGAAGAAAACGCAGTTCAGAATTTCAACCAGGCCATAAGACAGGTTCAGAAGCAGGCCAGGGACATAATAAGCTCCACCATGGCCAAAATAGCCCGGAAAATTCAGGGCATAAGACCGGAACTAAGCACCAGGTATCTGGAAAAAGCCATTGAATACAAAGGAAAGGATCTAAACCGGGACGACCTTTGGATATTCAACGAAATAGGCATCAACCTCAGGCAGCAGGGCAAGCTTTCCAGGGCCATCGAATACTACCAGCAGGCCCTGAAGATAGCACCGGGCGATGAAGGGCTTTATTACAACATCGGCCTGGCTTATGCACAGGGAAAGCAGTATTACAATGCCCTGGCCCATTTCCAGAAGGCAGTGGAATTAAATCCGGACCTGCTGACCCGTTATGCAAGCATCCCCTACAACATGGCCACCACCCATGCAGCCCTGAAACAAAACGACGAGGCCGCAAGGCTGGCGGAAAAGGCCCTGGCTATTGAACCCGGGCATAAAAACGCCCGCAGGCTGCTGAAAAGCCTTACGCCCGACTCTGAAAAATCCTGA
- the rfaD gene encoding ADP-glyceromanno-heptose 6-epimerase, translating into MYIVTGGAGFIGSGFVWKLNSMGIENILIVDRLGHKEKWKNLVNLRFQNFEHKDSFLDRLENGDFGRVEAIIHMGACSSTTESDADYLMHNNFSYSQRLARYCISSGSRFIYASSAATYGDGSRGFSDDPEIMPDLQPLNMYGYSKQLFDLWMHRQNWLDRAVGLKFFNVYGPNEYHKEDMQSVVRKAYFQVKQTGRVRLFKSYHPDYRHGEQKRDFIYLKDCLEAMAWLLEHQEVNGVFNLGSGRAESWNDLAGAVFKALGRETDIEYIDMPEEIRPKYQYFTRARMHRLEATGCPVRFSSLEEGVHDYILNHLEQDDPYLSLRPVEHQ; encoded by the coding sequence GTGTATATAGTGACCGGAGGGGCCGGATTCATCGGCAGCGGATTTGTCTGGAAGCTGAACAGCATGGGCATTGAGAATATTCTCATAGTGGATCGTCTGGGGCATAAAGAGAAATGGAAGAACCTGGTCAACCTCAGGTTTCAGAATTTTGAACATAAGGACAGTTTTCTGGACAGGCTGGAAAACGGTGATTTCGGAAGGGTGGAAGCCATAATCCACATGGGGGCCTGTTCTTCCACCACGGAAAGTGACGCCGATTATCTAATGCACAACAATTTCAGTTATTCTCAGAGACTGGCCAGGTACTGCATAAGCAGCGGCTCCAGGTTTATATATGCCAGCAGTGCGGCAACCTACGGGGACGGCAGCCGTGGATTCAGCGATGACCCGGAAATCATGCCGGACCTGCAGCCACTGAACATGTACGGATACTCCAAGCAGCTCTTTGATCTTTGGATGCACAGGCAAAACTGGTTGGACAGGGCTGTGGGGCTGAAGTTCTTCAATGTTTACGGTCCCAACGAGTATCATAAGGAAGACATGCAGAGCGTGGTGCGCAAGGCATATTTTCAGGTGAAGCAAACCGGGAGGGTGCGGCTTTTCAAGTCCTATCACCCTGATTATCGGCACGGGGAGCAGAAAAGAGACTTTATTTATCTCAAGGACTGCCTGGAGGCCATGGCCTGGCTTCTGGAACACCAGGAAGTAAACGGGGTTTTCAACCTGGGTTCCGGGCGGGCCGAGTCCTGGAACGACCTGGCCGGTGCCGTGTTCAAAGCCCTGGGCCGGGAAACGGATATCGAATACATAGACATGCCCGAGGAAATACGGCCCAAATACCAGTATTTTACCCGGGCCCGGATGCACAGGCTGGAGGCCACCGGATGCCCGGTACGTTTTTCTTCCCTGGAAGAGGGGGTGCATGATTATATTCTAAATCACCTGGAACAGGATGATCCCTATCTTTCACTGCGACCTGTTGAACACCAATAA
- a CDS encoding glycine betaine uptake BCCT transporter, protein MFKDTVFVASLIIVAGFVLLGIFDQELLDSISTTIHGGIIANFGWAYLLVTFFFLVFCIVLALSKYGNIKLGKDEDRPEYTYFGWFSMLFAAGMGIGLIFWGVAEPLSHYMQPPEHIEKESGQAATFAMRYSFFHWGLHPWAVYIIMSMSIAYFSFRRDMPPLISSCFYPLLGDRIYGLPGKLIDILAVFATIFGIATSLGLGALQINSGLEHIYGLPATDTSTLLIILVTTLLFMISAAVGLDKGIQTLSKSNMFLAFLLVVFMLIFGPTAYIMTVFTDTMGGYLSDVLEMSLTVNPFLGHEWYKDWTIFYWAWWIAWSPFVGIFVARISRGRTIREFISGALLVPTLLTFIWFAVFGGSSLYLELEAGAAVGGAVLDDVSTGLFAVFDHYPGSIILSNAAILLLVVFFVTSADSATFVLGIMTSRGSLNPSLGKKIVWGVTQSSVAAILLVSGGLVALQQMAITAALPFSFVLLLMCYNLWRGLSAEAKEGLNSRFSRR, encoded by the coding sequence ATGTTCAAGGATACGGTTTTTGTTGCATCGTTAATCATTGTAGCCGGTTTTGTGCTGCTGGGAATATTTGACCAGGAACTTCTGGACAGCATTTCCACAACCATTCATGGCGGCATTATAGCCAATTTCGGCTGGGCCTATCTTCTGGTGACCTTCTTTTTTCTGGTTTTCTGTATTGTCCTGGCCTTGAGTAAATACGGCAATATCAAGCTGGGCAAGGACGAAGACAGGCCGGAGTATACTTATTTCGGGTGGTTCAGTATGCTCTTTGCCGCCGGCATGGGCATCGGGCTTATTTTCTGGGGAGTGGCCGAACCTTTGAGCCACTATATGCAGCCCCCGGAACATATAGAAAAGGAAAGCGGCCAGGCGGCCACCTTTGCCATGCGCTACAGCTTTTTTCACTGGGGCCTGCATCCGTGGGCGGTATACATCATCATGAGCATGAGCATTGCCTATTTTTCCTTTCGCAGGGATATGCCTCCGCTTATCAGTTCATGCTTTTACCCCTTGCTCGGGGACAGAATTTACGGGCTGCCGGGGAAGCTGATAGATATCCTGGCTGTTTTCGCCACCATATTCGGCATAGCCACTTCCCTGGGCCTGGGGGCGCTTCAGATCAACAGCGGCCTGGAACATATCTACGGGCTTCCCGCCACAGATACCAGTACTCTGCTCATTATTCTTGTCACCACCCTGCTGTTTATGATTTCCGCTGCCGTGGGGCTGGACAAGGGGATTCAGACTCTGAGCAAGTCCAATATGTTTCTGGCTTTTCTGCTGGTGGTGTTTATGCTGATTTTCGGACCCACTGCGTATATAATGACTGTTTTTACCGATACCATGGGCGGCTACTTAAGCGACGTCCTGGAGATGAGCCTCACCGTGAACCCGTTTCTGGGACATGAATGGTACAAGGACTGGACCATATTCTACTGGGCCTGGTGGATCGCCTGGTCTCCTTTTGTGGGCATATTTGTGGCCCGTATTTCCCGGGGCAGGACCATCAGGGAGTTTATCAGCGGTGCCCTGCTGGTACCCACCCTGCTCACCTTCATCTGGTTTGCGGTATTCGGCGGGTCATCCCTTTACCTGGAACTGGAGGCAGGAGCCGCAGTAGGCGGAGCAGTCCTTGACGACGTATCCACCGGGCTCTTTGCTGTGTTCGACCATTATCCAGGCTCGATAATCCTGTCCAATGCAGCCATTTTGCTCCTGGTTGTCTTTTTCGTGACATCAGCGGACTCAGCCACTTTTGTGCTGGGCATAATGACTTCCAGGGGATCGCTTAATCCCAGCCTGGGCAAAAAGATCGTCTGGGGGGTGACCCAGTCGTCAGTGGCGGCCATACTCCTGGTTTCAGGCGGTCTGGTAGCCCTGCAGCAGATGGCCATTACCGCTGCCCTGCCTTTCAGCTTTGTGCTTCTGCTTATGTGCTACAACCTTTGGAGAGGTCTGTCCGCAGAGGCAAAAGAAGGGCTCAACAGTCGTTTTTCCAGGAGATGA
- a CDS encoding ATP-binding protein: protein MKKLPIGIQTFENLIQEGYYYVDKTGFVHEVTSQGKYYFLSRPRRFGKSLFLSTIKAAYQGKKDLFQGLYLEENWDWNQTNPVIHISFGSGHLQKLEDLEIRFGTILENQEMEYGITLKRPDLRERFAELIYSLYSRFSQKVVILVDEYDKPILDNIEDRDTAAALRDELKNYYSVIKDSDPYIQFVFITGVSKFSKVSLFSGLNNLQDITIDRRYSAICGYTQKDLETVFAERLAGVDLEQVRYWYNGYSWLGEEVYNPFDILLYLDSKELRPYWFETGTPSFLIKLMQERKYFVPDLEQVQASEKLLGSFDVDHLEVETLMFQAGYLTIRKVSQTAGTRRFFLSYPNQEVKQSLTDSLLPYLTGNLSASEKTKFAALDALEAENPEALKDIFHAFFASIPHDWYRKNQLAGYEGYYASIFYCYFAALGLEVIPEDATSMGRIDLTVKLEDKVFICEFKVQGLDKTPGSALEQIRSRRYADQYHAPGRKIYLIGVEFDPRERNIAGFDWESRNL, encoded by the coding sequence ATGAAAAAACTGCCCATAGGGATCCAGACCTTTGAGAACTTGATCCAGGAAGGATATTATTATGTGGACAAGACCGGATTCGTGCACGAGGTAACCTCCCAGGGTAAATACTATTTTCTTTCACGACCCAGGCGGTTTGGCAAGAGCCTGTTTTTAAGCACCATCAAGGCCGCTTACCAGGGCAAGAAGGATCTGTTTCAGGGGCTTTATCTGGAAGAGAACTGGGACTGGAACCAAACCAATCCGGTGATCCATATCAGCTTCGGGTCCGGGCACCTACAAAAGCTTGAGGACCTGGAAATACGCTTTGGAACAATTCTGGAAAATCAGGAGATGGAATACGGCATCACTCTTAAACGTCCTGATTTGCGCGAACGCTTTGCCGAATTGATTTATTCCCTGTATTCCAGATTCAGCCAGAAAGTGGTTATCCTGGTGGACGAATACGACAAGCCCATTCTGGACAATATCGAGGACCGGGACACCGCCGCGGCCCTCAGGGATGAGTTAAAGAACTACTATTCCGTGATCAAGGACAGTGACCCGTATATCCAGTTTGTTTTTATCACCGGGGTCTCCAAGTTCAGCAAGGTCTCTTTGTTCAGCGGGCTGAACAATCTCCAGGACATCACCATAGACAGACGCTACTCTGCAATCTGCGGCTATACCCAGAAGGACCTGGAAACCGTGTTTGCGGAACGGCTTGCAGGTGTAGACCTGGAACAGGTCCGGTACTGGTACAACGGCTACAGCTGGCTGGGAGAAGAGGTCTATAATCCCTTTGATATTTTGCTCTATCTGGACTCTAAGGAACTTCGGCCTTACTGGTTTGAGACCGGCACTCCCAGTTTTTTGATCAAGCTCATGCAGGAACGGAAATACTTTGTTCCGGATCTGGAACAGGTCCAGGCCAGTGAAAAACTACTGGGCAGTTTTGATGTGGATCACCTGGAGGTAGAGACCCTGATGTTTCAGGCCGGGTACCTGACCATCAGGAAGGTTTCCCAGACCGCCGGGACCAGGCGCTTCTTTCTTAGCTACCCCAACCAGGAGGTGAAGCAGAGCCTGACCGATTCCCTGCTGCCCTATCTCACGGGCAACCTCTCCGCTTCGGAAAAGACCAAGTTCGCGGCCCTGGATGCCCTGGAGGCGGAGAATCCGGAAGCCCTGAAAGATATTTTTCACGCCTTTTTCGCCTCCATTCCCCATGACTGGTACCGCAAAAACCAGCTGGCCGGGTACGAGGGCTATTACGCCTCGATTTTTTACTGCTATTTTGCCGCCCTGGGACTGGAGGTCATCCCTGAGGACGCCACCAGCATGGGCCGGATAGATTTGACGGTCAAGCTGGAGGACAAAGTCTTTATTTGTGAGTTCAAGGTTCAGGGCTTGGACAAAACCCCGGGCAGTGCCCTGGAACAGATCAGGTCCAGGCGATATGCGGACCAGTACCACGCACCCGGCCGGAAGATCTATCTCATCGGGGTAGAGTTCGACCCCCGGGAGCGTAATATCGCAGGCTTCGACTGGGAAAGCAGGAACTTATGA
- a CDS encoding BCCT family transporter yields MAFQKESGIFKGMNARLTVISTAIILAALVYGAFYTEILSDNLSAARDFLNPFLEWYYVILVAFLLFFMVWLGIGHYKDVRLGHDDERPEFSFVSWVAMLFAAGMGVGIIFWSVAQPVLQFHDNPFVEEGGTPEAAIAALRLTFFHWGLNGWAIFAFVGLVLAYFSFRRDLPLTIRSALYPILGERIRGVSGDVVDTLAVFGTVFGIVTTLGLGVQQLNSGLGAVFDLEATLFLQLVITACIMGIAAVTVVSGLNRGVRWMSELNLWLSVAAMAFLMLWGPTNHLIAMTVEAAGYYAQNLLVMNLYTHAALEDGWQAEWTVFYWGWWLAWAPFVGMFIARISRGRTFSEFIMGVLLVPTVVTMVWMGLFGGSALYQELFGSGGIIDAVEEDVAVALFAMLQGLDLGLVGIAASIGMLLLIATFLITSANAGTLVVNTILSGGDPEPPRIHRVFWAVVLALLTAILLAAGGLEVLQSAVIMGALPFSLVVVAMTAGLLRALEDEKCAHRRGKRTETPREPWADLDDAGIKPVRAVPEKIRDSCRTKGKKPEYWRSNQ; encoded by the coding sequence ATGGCTTTTCAGAAAGAATCCGGGATCTTCAAGGGCATGAACGCCCGCCTGACTGTAATATCCACTGCGATTATCCTGGCGGCCCTTGTATACGGAGCATTTTATACGGAGATTTTGTCGGACAATCTGAGCGCAGCCAGGGATTTTCTCAACCCCTTCCTGGAATGGTATTATGTGATCCTGGTGGCCTTTCTGCTTTTTTTTATGGTCTGGCTGGGCATCGGACACTACAAGGACGTCCGTCTGGGCCACGATGACGAAAGGCCGGAGTTTTCCTTTGTCTCCTGGGTGGCCATGCTTTTTGCAGCCGGAATGGGCGTGGGCATAATCTTCTGGTCGGTGGCCCAGCCTGTTTTGCAGTTTCACGACAATCCCTTTGTTGAAGAAGGCGGCACCCCGGAAGCCGCCATAGCCGCACTCAGGCTGACTTTTTTTCACTGGGGCCTGAACGGCTGGGCGATTTTTGCTTTTGTGGGTCTGGTCCTGGCCTACTTTTCCTTTCGCCGTGACCTGCCCTTGACCATCCGCTCAGCACTTTACCCTATCCTTGGAGAAAGGATCAGGGGGGTATCCGGGGACGTTGTGGATACCCTGGCTGTATTCGGCACGGTTTTCGGCATAGTTACCACACTGGGTCTGGGGGTACAGCAGCTCAATTCAGGACTCGGGGCTGTATTCGACCTGGAGGCTACTCTTTTTCTGCAGCTGGTGATCACCGCCTGCATCATGGGCATTGCCGCCGTCACAGTGGTTTCCGGGCTGAACCGCGGAGTGCGCTGGATGTCTGAGCTGAACCTCTGGCTTTCGGTAGCGGCGATGGCTTTTCTCATGCTCTGGGGGCCCACCAATCACCTCATAGCCATGACCGTGGAGGCGGCCGGCTATTATGCTCAAAATCTGCTGGTGATGAACCTGTATACCCATGCAGCCCTGGAGGACGGCTGGCAGGCGGAATGGACGGTTTTCTACTGGGGATGGTGGCTGGCCTGGGCGCCTTTTGTGGGCATGTTTATCGCGCGCATCTCCAGGGGCAGGACCTTCAGCGAATTTATCATGGGTGTACTTCTGGTGCCCACCGTGGTGACCATGGTCTGGATGGGGCTGTTCGGTGGCTCAGCCCTGTACCAGGAACTTTTCGGCTCCGGGGGCATAATCGATGCTGTCGAGGAGGACGTGGCCGTGGCCCTTTTCGCCATGCTGCAGGGGCTGGACCTGGGACTTGTAGGAATTGCAGCCTCTATTGGAATGCTTCTGCTCATCGCCACCTTTTTAATCACTTCTGCCAATGCCGGCACCCTGGTGGTCAATACCATACTTTCCGGCGGGGATCCCGAGCCTCCGCGCATCCACAGGGTCTTCTGGGCCGTGGTCCTGGCCCTTTTGACTGCAATACTTCTGGCGGCAGGCGGGCTGGAAGTGCTTCAGTCCGCGGTGATAATGGGAGCCCTGCCCTTTTCTCTGGTGGTGGTGGCCATGACAGCCGGCCTGTTGCGGGCCCTGGAAGATGAAAAATGCGCCCACAGACGCGGCAAGCGCACTGAAACACCCAGGGAACCCTGGGCGGATCTGGATGACGCCGGTATAAAACCCGTTAGAGCCGTGCCTGAAAAAATCCGGGATTCCTGCAGAACCAAGGGTAAAAAGCCTGAGTACTGGCGCAGCAACCAGTAA
- a CDS encoding type II toxin-antitoxin system PemK/MazF family toxin, with product MNVGDIYWVNLAPTLGDEIKKTRPVVILNGGHSKHLKLAIVVPVTTWNPNWEGNPFFVCLEPSVSNALQKKSAIDCYQLRSLSHQRFLEKLGQINSAELDAVKKAVALILDIDPEHCT from the coding sequence TTGAACGTTGGTGACATTTACTGGGTCAACCTTGCGCCCACACTGGGAGATGAAATCAAAAAGACGCGCCCTGTTGTCATCTTGAATGGCGGTCACAGCAAACATCTGAAGTTAGCCATTGTCGTCCCCGTAACCACCTGGAATCCGAACTGGGAAGGCAATCCTTTTTTTGTCTGCCTGGAACCCAGCGTGTCCAATGCCCTTCAGAAAAAGTCCGCCATCGACTGTTATCAGCTCAGGTCCCTCAGCCATCAACGGTTTCTGGAAAAGCTCGGGCAGATCAACTCAGCGGAGTTGGATGCCGTTAAAAAGGCTGTTGCCTTGATCCTGGACATTGATCCGGAACACTGTACTTGA